Proteins found in one Arthrobacter sp. U41 genomic segment:
- a CDS encoding FdhF/YdeP family oxidoreductase: protein MASKAPLHNIDESRLTVTKPKTKAVGIPAVVNSLKISLEQMGPLRSVQTLLAVNQVDGFDCMGCAWPEHEKRNAAEFCENGAKAVVEEGTRRRVTPEFFAKHSIEDLKTRDDYWLGQQGRLTHPMFLAEGATHYTPIEWDAAYELIAHEMKEMDHPGQAVFYTSGRTSNEAAFLYQLLVRGLGTNNLPDCSNMCHESTGSALVETIGIGKGSVSLLDLETASLIFVAGQNPGTNHPRMLSALEKAKKNGAVIISVNPLPEAGLLRFENPQTISGTFVGTQLTDDFLQIRAGGDQALFQGLGKYLLEAEAQGRKTLGLTAVLDHEFINNHTVGINEYLRHLEKVQWSEIVEATGLSLEQIKSTGERLLASNATIVCWAMGLTQHKHSVPTLRDVVNVLLLQGNIGKPGAGVCPVRGHSNVQGDRTMGIFEKMPAAFHDRLDQEFEFLSPRKHGYDTVAAIRAMRDGKVRVFIGMGGNFVRAAPDSEVTEWALANTDLTVQISTKLNHSHVSTGRRALILPTLGRTEKDAQRTGDQRVTVEDSMSAVHASRGRIKPASEHLHWDARQFDTASGKAHFTVGEDKAARVCTSRRSSTASKISRSGNELEFIKVPEGRLVLQTLRSHDQYNTTIYGKDDRYRGIQGGRRVVLVNEADIAELGFRDGDMVHLISEFRGTERRADNFRIVSYSTPKGCAAAYYPETNVLVPLDSVADTSGTPTSKSVIVRLERAEA from the coding sequence ATGGCTTCAAAAGCCCCGTTACATAACATCGACGAGTCAAGGCTGACCGTCACCAAACCCAAGACCAAGGCCGTCGGAATCCCCGCGGTGGTGAACTCGCTGAAGATCTCCCTCGAGCAGATGGGTCCGCTGCGCAGTGTCCAAACGCTGCTGGCAGTCAACCAGGTCGACGGGTTCGACTGCATGGGCTGCGCATGGCCCGAACACGAAAAGCGCAACGCAGCCGAGTTCTGCGAAAATGGCGCGAAGGCAGTGGTCGAGGAGGGCACCCGCCGCCGCGTCACCCCCGAGTTCTTCGCCAAACACTCCATCGAGGACCTGAAAACGCGGGACGACTACTGGTTGGGTCAGCAGGGCCGGCTGACGCACCCGATGTTTTTGGCCGAGGGGGCAACGCACTACACACCCATCGAATGGGACGCAGCCTATGAGCTGATCGCCCACGAGATGAAAGAAATGGACCATCCCGGCCAGGCAGTTTTTTACACTTCCGGGCGGACTTCGAATGAAGCCGCTTTCCTCTACCAGCTCCTCGTGCGGGGACTGGGCACGAATAATCTCCCCGATTGCTCCAACATGTGCCACGAATCCACGGGTTCAGCCCTCGTTGAAACCATCGGCATCGGCAAGGGCTCGGTCAGCCTCCTCGATCTGGAGACAGCCTCGCTGATCTTCGTTGCCGGGCAGAATCCAGGGACTAACCACCCGCGTATGCTCAGCGCCCTGGAAAAAGCGAAGAAGAACGGCGCCGTCATCATCTCCGTCAACCCACTTCCCGAGGCCGGGCTTCTCCGGTTCGAGAATCCACAGACGATCTCCGGAACGTTCGTGGGCACGCAACTGACGGACGACTTCCTGCAGATCCGGGCCGGCGGGGATCAGGCCCTCTTCCAGGGGCTTGGCAAATACCTCCTCGAGGCGGAGGCGCAGGGGAGGAAGACCCTGGGACTGACTGCGGTCCTGGACCACGAATTCATCAATAACCACACCGTGGGCATCAACGAGTACCTGCGGCACCTCGAAAAGGTCCAGTGGAGTGAAATAGTCGAAGCCACGGGCCTGAGCTTGGAGCAGATCAAGTCCACGGGCGAACGCCTGCTGGCCTCCAACGCCACCATCGTCTGCTGGGCCATGGGCCTAACCCAGCACAAACACTCAGTTCCCACGCTCCGGGACGTCGTCAACGTGCTGCTTCTCCAAGGCAACATCGGTAAGCCCGGAGCTGGAGTATGCCCCGTCCGCGGCCACTCGAACGTCCAGGGCGACCGCACCATGGGCATCTTCGAAAAGATGCCAGCGGCATTCCACGACAGGCTGGACCAGGAGTTCGAGTTCCTTTCCCCCCGCAAGCACGGCTACGACACCGTTGCGGCGATTCGTGCCATGCGGGACGGCAAAGTCCGAGTCTTCATTGGAATGGGTGGAAACTTCGTCCGGGCGGCCCCGGATTCCGAGGTCACGGAGTGGGCATTGGCCAACACAGACCTGACGGTACAGATCTCCACGAAGCTGAACCATTCCCACGTGTCCACGGGCCGACGCGCGCTGATTCTCCCGACGCTGGGCCGGACCGAAAAGGACGCGCAGCGCACCGGGGACCAGAGGGTGACGGTGGAAGACTCGATGAGCGCCGTCCATGCGTCCCGCGGACGCATTAAGCCTGCCAGCGAGCACCTCCACTGGGACGCCAGACAGTTCGACACCGCGTCGGGCAAGGCCCACTTCACCGTGGGGGAGGACAAAGCCGCCAGGGTGTGCACATCGAGGCGGTCATCGACGGCTTCGAAAATTTCGAGGAGCGGCAATGAGCTGGAATTCATCAAAGTACCCGAGGGGCGGCTAGTCCTTCAGACCCTGCGCTCACATGACCAGTACAACACCACCATCTATGGCAAGGATGACCGATACCGCGGTATCCAGGGTGGGCGTCGGGTGGTTCTTGTCAACGAGGCTGACATCGCTGAGCTGGGCTTTAGGGATGGAGACATGGTTCATTTGATTTCCGAGTTCCGCGGCACAGAGCGGCGGGCGGACAACTTCCGGATTGTTTCGTACTCGACGCCGAAGGGCTGTGCGGCAGCGTACTACCCGGAGACCAACGTGCTCGTGCCGCTCGATTCGGTAGCTGACACCAGCGGTACACCGACATCCAAGTCTGTCATCGTGCGGCTGGAACGGGCCGAAGCGTGA
- a CDS encoding methylenetetrahydrofolate reductase, with product MAARSITSKAQLHSLLLELQEAGVSELFVVAGDRRTPAGPYCWSGQLLEAVKAYSADFSVGIAGYPEGHPHLGQDKLLSSLEIKAPMASSLVTQMCFSAEAISNYLRTIRKNGVELPVWVGVPGPVSVKKLVSMGARLGVGRSLKLARSSGMAGALWQRGDFMNYDSGRLIREVHQELAGDPLFAGFHVYTFNGLGRLPGLLDSLPKLQEAATKPPSKSGPLFPAQI from the coding sequence TTGGCCGCCCGCAGTATCACCAGCAAGGCCCAACTGCATTCCCTGCTGCTGGAGCTGCAGGAGGCGGGAGTCTCCGAGCTGTTTGTCGTTGCCGGTGACCGGCGCACCCCCGCGGGTCCCTACTGCTGGAGCGGACAGCTCTTGGAGGCTGTCAAAGCGTATTCGGCTGACTTTTCAGTAGGCATTGCCGGCTACCCCGAAGGCCACCCCCACCTGGGCCAGGACAAACTCCTGAGCAGCCTCGAGATCAAGGCGCCGATGGCGTCATCCCTGGTCACCCAGATGTGCTTTTCTGCCGAGGCGATCAGCAACTACCTCCGGACGATCCGCAAAAACGGCGTCGAGCTCCCTGTGTGGGTTGGGGTGCCCGGTCCGGTCTCAGTCAAAAAGCTGGTGTCTATGGGAGCACGCCTCGGTGTCGGCCGTTCGCTCAAGCTGGCCCGCAGTTCAGGCATGGCAGGCGCCCTCTGGCAGCGAGGGGACTTTATGAACTACGACAGTGGCCGACTGATTCGCGAAGTTCACCAAGAGCTGGCAGGTGATCCCCTCTTTGCCGGTTTCCACGTCTACACCTTCAACGGCCTGGGCCGCTTGCCCGGCCTCCTGGACAGCCTGCCGAAGCTGCAGGAGGCCGCCACAAAGCCACCAAGCAAATCCGGCCCCCTGTTTCCTGCCCAGATCTGA
- a CDS encoding GntR family transcriptional regulator — translation MANAGGIPVEAGGSSLPQRQDDESFADFAYRILCDELIVLDIKPGEPLNDEVISRRLGVGRTPIREAMKRLESDHLVVAYPRRGTFAAGVDIKDLAEISEIRHLLEPAAAARAARMASPQLRQELRDFAREVEQLLPGMQSQQDLMRLDMRVHRTIYRATGSRHLQDVLIRYDNLATRIWSLVLEKLPPVSEHIAQHIELLECIAAGDSEAAARLTAQHVTDFEKLIRAVL, via the coding sequence ATGGCAAACGCTGGCGGAATACCAGTGGAGGCGGGGGGTTCCTCCTTGCCGCAGAGGCAAGACGACGAATCCTTTGCCGACTTCGCCTACAGGATCTTGTGCGATGAATTGATCGTTCTGGACATCAAGCCGGGTGAGCCCCTCAACGATGAAGTAATCTCCAGGCGTCTCGGTGTCGGCCGGACGCCAATCCGCGAAGCTATGAAGCGGCTTGAGAGCGACCATTTGGTGGTGGCCTATCCGCGGCGCGGAACGTTCGCCGCGGGCGTGGACATTAAAGATCTGGCGGAAATCTCCGAGATTCGCCACCTTCTGGAGCCTGCCGCAGCCGCGCGGGCTGCGCGGATGGCGTCGCCGCAGCTTCGGCAGGAGCTGAGGGACTTTGCGCGGGAAGTAGAGCAGCTGCTGCCAGGGATGCAGTCGCAGCAGGACCTCATGCGCCTGGACATGCGGGTACACCGGACGATCTATCGCGCCACAGGAAGCCGGCACCTCCAGGATGTCCTGATTCGTTATGACAATCTGGCAACACGGATTTGGAGCCTGGTGCTGGAAAAGCTCCCGCCGGTGTCCGAGCATATTGCCCAGCATATTGAGCTGCTCGAATGCATCGCGGCTGGGGACTCCGAAGCTGCTGCGCGGTTGACCGCCCAGCACGTCACCGATTTCGAGAAGCTCATCAGGGCTGTGCTGTAG
- a CDS encoding bifunctional 5,10-methylenetetrahydrofolate dehydrogenase/5,10-methenyltetrahydrofolate cyclohydrolase: MSTVLLSGKTLAKTIRQKAHDEAQNLAADGLRPTLAVVVATDDGSTHWYVRSIERAAENAGISCRLVDLGHDASGRALAAVLKDLSADPSVNGIILQTPLPPGVQTDELVGHIAPEKDIDGANPLSLGRLAVGQPAFAPATARAVIEILDHFDIPLAGRNVVVIGRSAVVGKPLSLLLLERDAAITICHSKSGPLENYTRTADVVVVAAGRTGLLTGDHVSSAATVVDVGTNVLPDGSLVGDVDAASVRGVAAALTPVPGGVGSVTTSLLLLHTTEAARKQSRDLALEAAG; this comes from the coding sequence TTGAGCACCGTACTCCTCTCCGGCAAAACACTGGCAAAGACCATCCGGCAGAAAGCCCATGATGAGGCGCAGAACCTTGCAGCCGACGGGCTACGGCCCACGCTCGCAGTCGTTGTGGCCACCGACGACGGCTCCACGCATTGGTATGTCCGGTCCATCGAACGGGCCGCAGAGAATGCCGGCATCAGTTGCCGGCTCGTGGACCTTGGCCACGATGCCAGCGGACGCGCCTTGGCCGCCGTCCTGAAGGACCTCAGCGCCGATCCTTCAGTGAACGGCATCATCCTCCAGACGCCTCTGCCTCCCGGCGTCCAGACGGATGAGCTGGTCGGGCACATTGCCCCGGAGAAGGACATAGATGGCGCGAACCCGTTAAGCCTGGGACGACTGGCTGTCGGCCAGCCCGCGTTCGCACCTGCCACTGCCCGCGCCGTAATCGAGATCCTTGACCACTTTGACATCCCACTCGCTGGCCGAAACGTCGTCGTCATTGGCCGTTCCGCCGTCGTGGGAAAGCCACTGTCCCTGCTGCTGCTGGAACGCGACGCCGCGATTACTATCTGCCACTCCAAGTCAGGTCCGCTGGAGAACTACACCAGGACCGCCGACGTCGTGGTCGTCGCAGCCGGCCGCACCGGCCTGCTGACCGGCGACCACGTTTCTTCAGCGGCCACAGTGGTCGACGTCGGCACCAACGTCCTTCCCGACGGATCCCTCGTGGGGGATGTCGACGCAGCCAGCGTGCGCGGCGTCGCCGCGGCGCTGACCCCTGTCCCCGGCGGCGTCGGCTCCGTCACCACATCACTGCTTCTCCTGCACACAACCGAGGCCGCGCGGAAACAGTCGCGTGATTTAGCTCTGGAAGCTGCCGGGTGA
- a CDS encoding cyclodeaminase/cyclohydrolase family protein: protein MISSETINGYLASLAAREPTPGGGAVAAIHAAQGAALVAMVGRYTTGPKYDQHAELVHRIISAADALVAEALRLADADQHAFQSVIDSYKLPAGTEDLKAARTESIQGALILAAQTPAQLIKLAAAVVDLATELFEVANANVISDIAAAADAARAAATTARVNIDINVVAIKDAAARSRLAAQTDGIEEKVILAADSLVGRVRGRILG from the coding sequence ATGATCAGTTCAGAAACAATCAATGGCTACCTTGCCAGCCTTGCCGCACGCGAGCCCACCCCCGGCGGCGGCGCCGTCGCAGCCATCCACGCCGCCCAGGGGGCGGCACTCGTCGCCATGGTTGGCAGGTACACCACCGGCCCGAAATACGACCAGCACGCCGAACTCGTTCACAGGATCATCAGCGCTGCGGACGCACTGGTGGCCGAGGCGCTGCGGCTGGCGGACGCTGACCAACATGCGTTCCAGAGCGTCATCGATTCGTACAAACTTCCGGCCGGAACGGAAGACCTCAAGGCCGCACGAACGGAATCCATCCAGGGCGCCCTTATCCTGGCCGCCCAAACCCCCGCACAACTCATCAAGCTAGCCGCCGCCGTCGTCGATCTTGCCACGGAACTTTTCGAGGTCGCGAACGCCAACGTGATCAGCGACATCGCTGCTGCCGCAGACGCAGCCCGCGCAGCCGCCACCACCGCCCGGGTCAACATCGACATTAACGTGGTGGCCATCAAAGACGCCGCGGCCCGTTCACGGCTTGCTGCCCAGACCGACGGCATCGAGGAAAAGGTCATCCTGGCAGCAGACTCCCTCGTAGGGCGCGTGCGCGGAAGGATCCTCGGTTGA
- a CDS encoding GcvT family protein yields MASTPSIVIIGAGIVGTNLADELVTRGWNNITVLDQGPLNMPGGSTSHAPGLVFQTNPSKSMALFAKYTVEKLLSLTEDGVNCFNQVGGLEVATTETRLADLKRKLGYAASYGIDGKILSREECMELYPLLNEEDVLGGLHVPSDGLANAARAVQLLIKRTEAAGVTYRGNTTVTGIEQSGRRVTGVQTSDGVIPADIVVSCAGFWGAKIGEMIGMSVPLLPLAHQYVKTTPVPALKGKNDLPNGASLPILRHQDQDLYYREHGERYGIGSYAHRPMPVDLDELGTFKPAAITEHNMPSRLDFTLEDFLPAWEATKRMLPALRESDIEDGFNGIFSFTPDGGSLVGESKELDGFFVAEAVWVTHSAGIARAVAELLTTGRSEIDLADCDIHRFEEVQLTPEYVSETSQQNFVEIYDVLHPLQSKLSPRNLRVSPFHARHKQLGGFFLEGGGWERPYWFEANAELLKEMPDSWLPPARDAWSGMFSSPIAAAEAWKTRTAVAMYDMTPLKRLEVSGPGALKLLQELTTADMAKKPGAVTYTLLLDHAGGIRSDITVARLSEDTFQLGANGNIDTAYFERAARHQTENGSASDWVQVRDTTGGTCCIGLWGPLARDLISTVSTDDFSNDGLRYFRAKEVVIGGVNVTAMRLSYVGELGWELYTSADNGQRLWDALWKAGQPHGVIAAGRAAFGALRLEKGYRSWGTDMTTEHDPLEAGLGFAVKMAKESFVGKKALEGRTEENAARHLRCLTVDDGRSIVLGKEPVFYKDQAVGYVTSAAYGYTVAKPIAYAYLPAAVSVGDSVEIEYFGRRIQATVTADPLYDPTMTRLRG; encoded by the coding sequence ATGGCATCGACGCCAAGCATTGTCATCATCGGAGCCGGAATCGTCGGCACGAACCTGGCCGATGAACTGGTCACCCGGGGTTGGAACAACATCACCGTCCTGGACCAAGGGCCGCTGAACATGCCCGGGGGCTCCACCTCCCACGCCCCGGGCCTTGTCTTCCAGACGAACCCCTCAAAGTCCATGGCGCTCTTCGCCAAGTACACGGTGGAAAAGCTATTGTCCTTGACCGAGGACGGCGTCAACTGCTTCAACCAGGTCGGCGGCCTCGAGGTCGCCACCACCGAGACCCGTCTCGCTGACCTGAAGCGGAAGCTCGGATACGCAGCCTCGTATGGGATTGACGGCAAGATACTTTCGCGTGAAGAGTGCATGGAGCTCTACCCGCTCCTGAACGAGGAAGACGTCCTGGGTGGTCTCCACGTCCCCAGCGACGGCCTGGCCAACGCCGCCCGCGCCGTTCAGCTGCTGATCAAACGTACCGAAGCCGCGGGCGTCACGTACCGGGGCAACACCACGGTGACCGGTATTGAACAGTCGGGCCGCCGCGTCACTGGCGTCCAGACGTCCGACGGTGTTATCCCCGCGGACATCGTGGTTTCCTGCGCAGGCTTCTGGGGGGCCAAGATCGGCGAAATGATCGGCATGTCCGTCCCTCTTCTGCCCCTGGCCCACCAGTACGTCAAGACCACTCCGGTGCCGGCGTTGAAGGGCAAGAACGACCTGCCCAACGGGGCCTCCCTGCCCATTCTGCGACACCAGGACCAGGACCTTTACTACCGCGAGCACGGCGAACGCTACGGCATCGGTTCCTACGCCCACCGCCCCATGCCCGTGGACCTTGACGAACTCGGCACCTTTAAGCCCGCCGCGATCACCGAACACAACATGCCCTCCCGGCTGGATTTCACCTTGGAGGACTTCCTCCCGGCATGGGAAGCCACCAAACGAATGCTGCCCGCGCTGCGGGAAAGCGACATCGAGGATGGCTTCAACGGCATCTTCTCCTTCACCCCCGACGGCGGATCCCTGGTGGGCGAGTCCAAGGAGCTGGACGGCTTCTTCGTCGCCGAAGCCGTGTGGGTCACCCACTCTGCCGGTATCGCCCGCGCCGTTGCCGAACTGCTGACCACCGGCAGGTCGGAGATCGATCTGGCTGATTGCGATATTCATCGCTTTGAAGAGGTCCAGCTGACCCCGGAATACGTCAGCGAAACGTCCCAGCAGAATTTCGTGGAAATCTACGACGTCCTCCACCCACTCCAGTCCAAGCTCTCCCCCCGCAACCTCCGCGTGAGCCCGTTCCACGCCCGCCACAAGCAGTTGGGCGGGTTCTTCCTGGAGGGCGGCGGATGGGAACGCCCGTACTGGTTCGAAGCCAACGCGGAGCTGCTGAAGGAAATGCCGGACAGCTGGCTGCCACCGGCCCGCGACGCCTGGTCGGGGATGTTCAGCTCGCCGATCGCCGCCGCTGAAGCCTGGAAGACCCGCACGGCAGTGGCCATGTACGACATGACTCCGCTCAAGCGCCTCGAGGTCTCCGGCCCGGGAGCACTGAAGCTGCTGCAGGAACTCACCACCGCGGACATGGCAAAGAAGCCCGGCGCAGTCACCTACACCCTCCTGCTGGACCACGCCGGCGGCATCCGAAGCGACATCACCGTGGCCCGGCTGAGCGAAGACACCTTCCAGCTTGGAGCCAACGGAAACATCGATACTGCCTACTTTGAGAGGGCAGCCCGCCATCAGACTGAAAACGGGAGCGCCAGCGACTGGGTACAGGTGCGCGACACGACGGGCGGCACGTGCTGCATTGGCCTCTGGGGCCCCCTCGCCCGGGACCTGATCAGCACCGTCAGCACCGACGATTTCAGCAACGACGGTCTCCGTTACTTCCGCGCCAAGGAGGTAGTCATCGGCGGCGTCAACGTCACGGCCATGCGCCTGTCCTACGTCGGCGAGCTGGGCTGGGAACTCTACACAAGCGCAGACAATGGGCAGCGCCTCTGGGATGCGCTGTGGAAGGCCGGCCAGCCTCACGGTGTCATCGCGGCAGGCCGTGCAGCGTTCGGCGCGCTGCGTCTTGAAAAGGGTTACCGCTCCTGGGGCACAGACATGACCACCGAGCACGACCCCTTGGAAGCCGGACTGGGATTCGCCGTGAAGATGGCCAAGGAATCCTTCGTCGGAAAGAAAGCGTTGGAAGGCCGCACCGAGGAAAACGCCGCACGGCACCTGCGCTGCCTGACGGTCGACGACGGCCGGAGCATCGTCCTGGGCAAGGAACCGGTCTTTTACAAGGACCAGGCGGTCGGCTACGTCACCAGCGCCGCCTACGGCTACACCGTCGCCAAACCGATCGCCTACGCGTACCTCCCGGCCGCTGTCTCCGTGGGCGACTCCGTTGAGATCGAATACTTCGGCCGGCGCATCCAGGCCACGGTCACCGCAGATCCGCTGTACGACCCCACGATGACCAGGCTCCGCGGCTAA
- the purU gene encoding formyltetrahydrofolate deformylase produces the protein MTLMATDSSTSTLPQSEVLGDDPTKKFVLTLSCVERAGIVQAVTTFLFERGFNIEEHQQFDDGLRETLHLRTAFSGLSVYTPDGLEEEFRSIADRFDMKFSFHDETKQRLLVMVSKFGHCLNDLLFRWRGGSLGGDIALVVSNHETHRAMAEAAGVPFIYLPVTPETKADAERRLLELVDEHNIDLVVLARYMQVLSDDLCRSLEGRAINIHHSFLPGFKGARPYHQAYDRGVKLVGATAHYVTAELDEGPIIEQEVIRVDHSYGPTALSTVGQDAEALALSRAVRWHCQHRVLLDRTSTVVFR, from the coding sequence ATGACGCTAATGGCGACAGACTCATCTACCAGCACGCTGCCCCAGTCGGAGGTTCTGGGGGACGACCCGACGAAAAAGTTCGTTCTCACATTGTCGTGCGTCGAACGCGCAGGAATCGTCCAAGCGGTCACCACGTTCCTCTTTGAGCGCGGCTTTAACATCGAAGAACACCAGCAGTTCGATGACGGCCTCCGCGAGACTCTGCATCTGCGCACCGCATTCTCGGGCCTCTCTGTCTACACCCCGGACGGGCTCGAGGAAGAATTCCGTTCGATCGCTGACCGCTTCGACATGAAATTCAGCTTTCATGACGAGACGAAGCAGCGCCTCCTCGTCATGGTGTCCAAGTTCGGCCACTGCCTGAACGACTTGCTGTTTCGTTGGCGGGGCGGAAGCCTCGGCGGCGACATCGCCCTTGTGGTTTCCAACCATGAAACCCACCGGGCCATGGCCGAGGCCGCCGGCGTCCCCTTCATCTACCTCCCGGTGACCCCCGAGACCAAGGCAGATGCCGAGCGGCGCCTGCTGGAATTGGTGGACGAGCATAACATCGACCTCGTCGTACTCGCCCGGTACATGCAGGTACTGTCCGACGACCTTTGCCGCTCCCTGGAAGGCCGGGCCATCAACATCCACCATTCCTTCCTCCCGGGCTTCAAGGGTGCGCGCCCTTACCACCAGGCCTACGATCGTGGCGTCAAGCTGGTGGGCGCCACGGCCCACTACGTCACCGCGGAACTGGATGAGGGGCCAATCATCGAACAGGAGGTCATCAGGGTCGACCACAGCTACGGACCGACCGCCCTTTCAACGGTTGGCCAGGACGCGGAGGCACTGGCACTGTCCCGCGCCGTGCGCTGGCACTGCCAACACCGTGTGCTGCTGGATCGGACCAGCACCGTCGTGTTCAGGTAA